From the Sphingobacteruim zhuxiongii genome, the window CCTCACTGGTATGACTATCTTTTAAGACAGATTCTGCCATTAAGAACATAGGACGCCAATACCGATCCATGAGCTGTTTTAATGCTCTCTGATTGTCGGTCTGTATCGAATGGAATAAATCTCGATCAGAGGGTACCATTTTAAGTTTAGAGTTTGGTTAATTGTTTTTCAAAGATCTTCATGTCGACCTTTAAGATTAAAGATACAAAAATCCTTTCTAATAATAAAAGGCTTGAGCGAAGCATCTGTCTTTGAATTTTGGGGATAATTATACATCTTAGTTACCGCATATGACTATTTTTTCTCCCGACATTAAATTCAAATATCCTTGGCGTAGCTATCAACAACGCGTATTGGACGAATTAAATACCCATATGGAGGATGAGCACCTTCATGTTATTGCGCCGCCGGGGTCAGGGAAGACCGTTCTTGGCTTAGAGGTCATGTTACGATTGGGGAAACCTACACTTATTTTAGCACCGACTTTAGCGATTCGAAACCAATGGATTCAGCGGTTCACAGAGTTGTTTTTGCGACAAGATTCTACGCCGGACTGGATATCGAAGGATATTCGGAATCCATCAAGGGTTACTGTGGTTACCTATCAAGGTTTGCATGCGGCGTGCAACAATCGAAAAGAAGGGAATTATCAGATAGACTTCGAACACGAAACTGATATTATTGATGCTAAGCGTTCGAATTTTTTAAATCTACCTGCGATAATTAAAGGACTAAAAGCACAAGGTATTGAGACCTTTATTCTAGATGAAGCGCATCATCTAAAAAATGAGTGGTGGCAAACACTCGATCGCTTAAAGAAGGCAATGAAGCCAAAGATGGTCGGACTAACGGCGACACCACCATATGATGTCACAGGATTGGAATGGCATCGATATTTAGAACTTAATGGTGCTATCGATGCGGAAATTACTGTTCCAGAACTAGTGCGGCAGGGGGATCTATGCCCGCATCAGGACTACGTCTATTGCTGTTTGCCTAGCGATGAAGAACTGCAAGCCATCCGAGGATTTCGGGTAAAAGCTTCCGAGGTATTTTCGCTTGTTAAAGAGAATGAAACGCTTTTAGTTGCAATTTCTAATCACCCCATCATTGTTGACCCCATTGCTCAAGAGTATCAGATCCATGAGAACCTTGCGTTCTATTCTGCGTGTTTAATCTATCTGCACGCGAAGGCTATAGAAATTACACCGTTGCATTTTGAGTTATTAGGTATTCCCAATCATCCTGAAGATTTACGATTACCAGAGTTAGATTTTGCATGGATGGAAGTTTTATTACGCAGTTACCTCTTTGATGAGAAAGGATATTTTAAAGAGCAATTCGAAGAAGAACGTAAGCAACTATTAAATACACTAAGACGAAGCGGAGTCATTGAGCGACGAACGATTAAATTTGATCAGGGGCCTAAGATACTGCAACGTTTGAATTCGAGTGTTAGCAAACTTGGCGCCATCGAGCAAATCGCCAATTTTGAATATTCACAACTTAAACATTCACTTCGACAAGTAATTCTCACCGATTTCGTTCGTAAAGAATATTTGCTGAATAGTTCGATAAATGATGTGCCACTACAAAAGATTGGCGTACTACCTATATTCGAACAGTTGCGGCGAAACAATCAGCAAAATATTAAGCTCGGTGTTCTATCAGGAACGATTGTTATTATTCCAATAAGTGCCTACGAAAACTTTCTATCAGCTTATAAGCGGTTAGAAAAAGTGGATGCATTATCCTTAAAGCCGTTGGCTTTTGATTCAGCTTATTACCTAATT encodes:
- a CDS encoding DEAD/DEAH box helicase family protein, with the protein product MTIFSPDIKFKYPWRSYQQRVLDELNTHMEDEHLHVIAPPGSGKTVLGLEVMLRLGKPTLILAPTLAIRNQWIQRFTELFLRQDSTPDWISKDIRNPSRVTVVTYQGLHAACNNRKEGNYQIDFEHETDIIDAKRSNFLNLPAIIKGLKAQGIETFILDEAHHLKNEWWQTLDRLKKAMKPKMVGLTATPPYDVTGLEWHRYLELNGAIDAEITVPELVRQGDLCPHQDYVYCCLPSDEELQAIRGFRVKASEVFSLVKENETLLVAISNHPIIVDPIAQEYQIHENLAFYSACLIYLHAKAIEITPLHFELLGIPNHPEDLRLPELDFAWMEVLLRSYLFDEKGYFKEQFEEERKQLLNTLRRSGVIERRTIKFDQGPKILQRLNSSVSKLGAIEQIANFEYSQLKHSLRQVILTDFVRKEYLLNSSINDVPLQKIGVLPIFEQLRRNNQQNIKLGVLSGTIVIIPISAYENFLSAYKRLEKVDALSLKPLAFDSAYYLIQVTDQTRDGMVAVVTKLFEMGNIEVLIGTKALLGEGWDAPAINSLLLASVVGSFVSSNQMRGRAIRTNLAIPDKTSNIWHIACVDPSAKDGGQELLLLKRRFRNFVGLSENVETSIENGIARIGLPEQMDSAGISNFNAHNFNLATQRNRLAQQWETAINKGSQLLEELKVPFIEPDKFQGFKAAEMKKTIRNMTASLGSALVFYLEWSTQVSMKMMKWMGASGGQVMLGMFGVGTVYFSSKALRTFRYYVKYRDVTKDIYQIGNALIKTLCKNRIFSSSVLDLKVLTYSDGYGAVFCHLDGGTTYEKSLFVQMIQEIVEPIDMPRYIIVRKSFALKVLRQYDYHAVPELLGKRAALANDFAQYWQEEVGKCELIFTKSLEGRKLLIRSKVAALANHFSEDTSVQHVNIWR